The following coding sequences lie in one Liolophura sinensis isolate JHLJ2023 chromosome 4, CUHK_Ljap_v2, whole genome shotgun sequence genomic window:
- the LOC135464735 gene encoding uncharacterized protein LOC135464735 isoform X2, with amino-acid sequence MPMLSNSVPHSPRTSSNGHVTYGVFCLVGCDRFGVQPRNGIVVKVYDGRVWPVTVFGDVYITTEFTAQLVIHHLLSSSLPKKQLVKYTLAVGTSQGKIQRFLNDVEQPVRVLQDPQLRSADDVCFLIVKKPKAVKKPMFRSLSWASINKSASREQMNQGEGLFSTDGRKQKKYRLKKKKDGKITSSDAQGSSDTTSSEEYLHHIGSNLTSTPIKGGNFTYSNRHDKLVKGASHSNPLTFSNGQSTNAKMQSGNFAPSGMPQNSSLTSFYSCDDIRKAAPPSSDSESEMSSTEIVEDPHRSQPPKYSDHKSSLAQEQQEAEDTLSDLQVVLRTRSLGDLTTNQGLSLAAAPSGLRESWHEGEVQERYVRSAGSSRTVIVNPPTLKRDIPRQRPSRQNRRSCVARIEDKENHDYLEDFYGRSLQKTPRQRRSLPQIPNNDIDEKKRRFAELMMRRLTVCNGEIATYLQDSSQYTGSLNEIRDGRYISNAHIHLTPSDSMNSQPDLSPPSDQEFDPQNRYQGSPVPMISTPRSPESLLRGGYPQNSVRRRTPDPFNDSPNMQRIPVFQERETTHTPLSRIAKSDSRQYQMPRSRVALIDSQTDPDFHSERPPSYHGNNHQIYQGNGGHDYPVDFNYKRRPGPNYSGNYASGYYGNDGQNYQGSRESLYRGRKAHSYHGNITSNVGGNNPYGTLPRGIVNSGNYALEDLSQFSTFPRSDKNSNSNGNHGQRPPVISPGKPLSDTGSDPGQTNLNSRGSMVDSGYGTNGESDYGFVPGRPLHPQKVYAKEHHGKLKQSSNEFNKSPDGSFERNSLESPPDPVTTNPAPSFHQLLSACSIHAVRLTLPPKKVAADLIHIHEDSINLPNPRHNNGDKIGDSPKGRYALGLGGPGSAFRRVRSNIRDVKCYNLVSVENINKNCQPKQGEVTVDKGDFLIEINGQVTLGLDFSTVLSLLESVQGGQLELVVARRKPAERIPETLSSEISKLRQQCAYLITEVKSKEQIITDLSTVGHEESSPRQSQSLTLDPPISRQETYYTCELSDLY; translated from the exons TTCAGCGATTTCTCAATGACGTTGAACAGCCTGTTAGAGTGTTGCAAGATCCTCAGTTAAGATCAGCTGACGACGTCTGCTTTCTGATCGTCAAGAAACCGAAAGCCGTGAAGAAGCCT ATGTTCCGTTCCTTATCCTGGGCCAGTATTAACAAATCTGCTTCAAGGGAACAAATGAATCAAGGCGAAGGATTGTTCTCAACGGAtggcagaaaacagaaaaaatataga CTCAAGAAGAAAAAAGATGGTAAGATAACCTCATCCGATGCCCAAGGAAGCTCTGACACTACAAGTAGTGAGGAGTACCTACACCACATAGGGAGCAACTTGACGTCCACACCAATCAAGGGAGGCAACTTCACTTACTCAAACAGACATGATAAACTTGTTAAAGGTGCATCACACAGCAATCCATTGACGTTTTCAAATGGCCAGTCTACAAATGCTAAAATGCAGAGTGGCAATTTTGCACCATCTGGAATGCCCCAGAACAGCAGTTTGACGTCATTTTATAGTTGTGACGATATACGTAAAGCCGCGCCACCCAGTTCCGATTCAGAATCCGAAATGTCGTCCACAGAAATTGTGGAAGATCCGCACAGGAGCCAACCACCAAAATATTCAGACCATAAATCTAGTCTTGCCCAAGAGCAACAAGAGGCAGAAGATACGCTGTCTGATTTGCAAGTTGTTCTTCGGACACGTAGCCTCGGCGACCTGACAACGAATCAGGGTCTGTCCTTAGCTGCAGCACCCTCGGGGCTGCGAGAAAGTTGGCACGAAGGCGAGGTGCAGGAGCGGTATGTCCGCAGTGCTGGAAGTTCACGGACAGTCATTGTGAATCCACCCACGCTGAAGAGAGACATCCCACGACAGCGCCCCAGCCGGCAGAATCGCAGGAGCTGCGTTGCAAGGATTGAGGACAAGGAAAACCATGATTACCTGGAAGATTTCTACGGACGAAGTCTTCAGAAGACGCCACGGCAGCGACGGAGTTTGCCACAGATACCTAACAACGACATTGATGAGAAGAAGAGACGCTTCGCAGAGCTCATGATGCGGCGCTTGACAGTATGCAATGGGGAAATCGCGACATATTTGCAGGACTCAAGCCAGTATACGGGAAGCTTGAACGAAATTCGTGATGGCAGATACATCAGTAATGCTCATATTCATTTGACACCCAGTGACAGCATGAACTCTCAGCCAGATTTATCTCCCCCTAGTGATCAGGAATTTGACCCCCAAAATCGTTACCAGGGGTCACCAGTGCCCATGATCTCTACCCCCAGGTCCCCGGAGTCTCTCTTGCGGGGAGGCTACCCACAGAACAGTGTTCGCAGGCGCACTCCAGATCCTTTTAATGATTCGCCCAACATGCAGCGAATACCTGTATTCCAGGAGAGAGAAACGACTCATACGCCGCTCAGTCGCATTGCAAAATCAGACTCGCGCCAATATCAAATGCCTCGGTCACGTGTTGCTTTAATCGATTCCCAGACAGATCCGGATTTTCACTCCGAAAGACCCCccagttaccatggcaacaaccACCAAATTTACCAAGGAAATGGTGGCCATGATTACCCAGTAGATTTTAATTACAAAAGAAGGCCAGGGCCAAATTACTCTGGGAACTACGCATCTGGTTACTATGGAAATGATGGACAAAATTACCAAGGAAGCAGAGAGTCTCTTTACCGAGGCCGTAAAGCTCatagttaccatggtaacataaCCTCAAATGTTGGTGGTAATAATCCTTATGGAACATTACCTCGAGGAATCGTGAATTCTGGGAATTATGCCCTGGAAGATTTGTCGCAGTTTTCGACGTTCCCTAGATCTGATAAAAATAGTAATAGTAATGGTAACCATGGACAGAGACCACcggttatctcccctggcaAGCCGCTCAGTGACACTGGCAGTGATCCAGGCCAGACGAACTTAAACTCACGCGGGAGCATGGTCGATTCTGGCTACGGTACAAATGGAGAGTCAGACTACGGGTTTGTTCCGGGTCGTCCTCTTCATCCCCAGAAAGTGTATGCCAAAGAGCATCATGGTAAACTCAAGCAAAGCAGTAACGAATTCAACAAAAGCCCTGACGGTAGTTTTGAGCGAAACTCGCTAGAATCTCCTCCAGACCCAGTGACAACAAACCCGGCTCCGTCCTTCCATCAGTTACTGAGCGCATGCAGTATTCATGCCGTGCGGCTGACGTTGCCTCCGAAAAAAGTTGCGGCCGATTTGATTCATATTCATGAGGACTCCATAAATCTGCCTAACCCGCGGCACAACAATGGGGATAAAATTGGAGACAGCCCAAAAGGGCGTTATGCCTTAGGTCTGGGAGGACCGGGAAGTGCTTTCCGCCGTGTGAGGAGTAATATACGGgatgttaaatgttataatCTGGTGTCAGtggaaaacatcaacaaaaactgCCAGCCCAAGCAAGGGGAGGTTACCGTGGATAAAGGAGATTTCCTCATTGAG ATTAATGGCCAAGTGACTCTAGGCTTGGACTTCTCCACAGTTCTGTCTCTACTGGAGTCTGTGCAAGGGGGACAACTAGAGCTTGTGGTTGCCAGAAGAAAGCCAGCA GAACGGATCCCAGAAACTTTATCCAGTGAAATTTCCAAGCTGCGGCAACAGTGTGCCTATTTAATTACCGAAGTGAAAAGCAAGGAGCAGATAATTACGGATTTATCGACAGTTGGTCATGAAGAATCTAGTCCTCGGCAGTCCCAGAGCCTCACTCTGGATCCACCAATCAGCAGGCAGGAGACCTACTACACGTGCGAACTCA GTGACCTATATTGA
- the LOC135464735 gene encoding uncharacterized protein LOC135464735 isoform X1, translating to MPMLSNSVPHSPRTSSNGHVTYGVFCLVGCDRFGVQPRNGIVVKVYDGRVWPVTVFGDVYITTEFTAQLVIHHLLSSSLPKKQLVKYTLAVGTSQGKIQRFLNDVEQPVRVLQDPQLRSADDVCFLIVKKPKAVKKPMFRSLSWASINKSASREQMNQGEGLFSTDGRKQKKYRLKKKKDGKITSSDAQGSSDTTSSEEYLHHIGSNLTSTPIKGGNFTYSNRHDKLVKGASHSNPLTFSNGQSTNAKMQSGNFAPSGMPQNSSLTSFYSCDDIRKAAPPSSDSESEMSSTEIVEDPHRSQPPKYSDHKSSLAQEQQEAEDTLSDLQVVLRTRSLGDLTTNQGLSLAAAPSGLRESWHEGEVQERYVRSAGSSRTVIVNPPTLKRDIPRQRPSRQNRRSCVARIEDKENHDYLEDFYGRSLQKTPRQRRSLPQIPNNDIDEKKRRFAELMMRRLTVCNGEIATYLQDSSQYTGSLNEIRDGRYISNAHIHLTPSDSMNSQPDLSPPSDQEFDPQNRYQGSPVPMISTPRSPESLLRGGYPQNSVRRRTPDPFNDSPNMQRIPVFQERETTHTPLSRIAKSDSRQYQMPRSRVALIDSQTDPDFHSERPPSYHGNNHQIYQGNGGHDYPVDFNYKRRPGPNYSGNYASGYYGNDGQNYQGSRESLYRGRKAHSYHGNITSNVGGNNPYGTLPRGIVNSGNYALEDLSQFSTFPRSDKNSNSNGNHGQRPPVISPGKPLSDTGSDPGQTNLNSRGSMVDSGYGTNGESDYGFVPGRPLHPQKVYAKEHHGKLKQSSNEFNKSPDGSFERNSLESPPDPVTTNPAPSFHQLLSACSIHAVRLTLPPKKVAADLIHIHEDSINLPNPRHNNGDKIGDSPKGRYALGLGGPGSAFRRVRSNIRDVKCYNLVSVENINKNCQPKQGEVTVDKGDFLIEINGQVTLGLDFSTVLSLLESVQGGQLELVVARRKPAERIPETLSSEISKLRQQCAYLITEVKSKEQIITDLSTVGHEESSPRQSQSLTLDPPISRQETYYTCELSEDEFIV from the exons TTCAGCGATTTCTCAATGACGTTGAACAGCCTGTTAGAGTGTTGCAAGATCCTCAGTTAAGATCAGCTGACGACGTCTGCTTTCTGATCGTCAAGAAACCGAAAGCCGTGAAGAAGCCT ATGTTCCGTTCCTTATCCTGGGCCAGTATTAACAAATCTGCTTCAAGGGAACAAATGAATCAAGGCGAAGGATTGTTCTCAACGGAtggcagaaaacagaaaaaatataga CTCAAGAAGAAAAAAGATGGTAAGATAACCTCATCCGATGCCCAAGGAAGCTCTGACACTACAAGTAGTGAGGAGTACCTACACCACATAGGGAGCAACTTGACGTCCACACCAATCAAGGGAGGCAACTTCACTTACTCAAACAGACATGATAAACTTGTTAAAGGTGCATCACACAGCAATCCATTGACGTTTTCAAATGGCCAGTCTACAAATGCTAAAATGCAGAGTGGCAATTTTGCACCATCTGGAATGCCCCAGAACAGCAGTTTGACGTCATTTTATAGTTGTGACGATATACGTAAAGCCGCGCCACCCAGTTCCGATTCAGAATCCGAAATGTCGTCCACAGAAATTGTGGAAGATCCGCACAGGAGCCAACCACCAAAATATTCAGACCATAAATCTAGTCTTGCCCAAGAGCAACAAGAGGCAGAAGATACGCTGTCTGATTTGCAAGTTGTTCTTCGGACACGTAGCCTCGGCGACCTGACAACGAATCAGGGTCTGTCCTTAGCTGCAGCACCCTCGGGGCTGCGAGAAAGTTGGCACGAAGGCGAGGTGCAGGAGCGGTATGTCCGCAGTGCTGGAAGTTCACGGACAGTCATTGTGAATCCACCCACGCTGAAGAGAGACATCCCACGACAGCGCCCCAGCCGGCAGAATCGCAGGAGCTGCGTTGCAAGGATTGAGGACAAGGAAAACCATGATTACCTGGAAGATTTCTACGGACGAAGTCTTCAGAAGACGCCACGGCAGCGACGGAGTTTGCCACAGATACCTAACAACGACATTGATGAGAAGAAGAGACGCTTCGCAGAGCTCATGATGCGGCGCTTGACAGTATGCAATGGGGAAATCGCGACATATTTGCAGGACTCAAGCCAGTATACGGGAAGCTTGAACGAAATTCGTGATGGCAGATACATCAGTAATGCTCATATTCATTTGACACCCAGTGACAGCATGAACTCTCAGCCAGATTTATCTCCCCCTAGTGATCAGGAATTTGACCCCCAAAATCGTTACCAGGGGTCACCAGTGCCCATGATCTCTACCCCCAGGTCCCCGGAGTCTCTCTTGCGGGGAGGCTACCCACAGAACAGTGTTCGCAGGCGCACTCCAGATCCTTTTAATGATTCGCCCAACATGCAGCGAATACCTGTATTCCAGGAGAGAGAAACGACTCATACGCCGCTCAGTCGCATTGCAAAATCAGACTCGCGCCAATATCAAATGCCTCGGTCACGTGTTGCTTTAATCGATTCCCAGACAGATCCGGATTTTCACTCCGAAAGACCCCccagttaccatggcaacaaccACCAAATTTACCAAGGAAATGGTGGCCATGATTACCCAGTAGATTTTAATTACAAAAGAAGGCCAGGGCCAAATTACTCTGGGAACTACGCATCTGGTTACTATGGAAATGATGGACAAAATTACCAAGGAAGCAGAGAGTCTCTTTACCGAGGCCGTAAAGCTCatagttaccatggtaacataaCCTCAAATGTTGGTGGTAATAATCCTTATGGAACATTACCTCGAGGAATCGTGAATTCTGGGAATTATGCCCTGGAAGATTTGTCGCAGTTTTCGACGTTCCCTAGATCTGATAAAAATAGTAATAGTAATGGTAACCATGGACAGAGACCACcggttatctcccctggcaAGCCGCTCAGTGACACTGGCAGTGATCCAGGCCAGACGAACTTAAACTCACGCGGGAGCATGGTCGATTCTGGCTACGGTACAAATGGAGAGTCAGACTACGGGTTTGTTCCGGGTCGTCCTCTTCATCCCCAGAAAGTGTATGCCAAAGAGCATCATGGTAAACTCAAGCAAAGCAGTAACGAATTCAACAAAAGCCCTGACGGTAGTTTTGAGCGAAACTCGCTAGAATCTCCTCCAGACCCAGTGACAACAAACCCGGCTCCGTCCTTCCATCAGTTACTGAGCGCATGCAGTATTCATGCCGTGCGGCTGACGTTGCCTCCGAAAAAAGTTGCGGCCGATTTGATTCATATTCATGAGGACTCCATAAATCTGCCTAACCCGCGGCACAACAATGGGGATAAAATTGGAGACAGCCCAAAAGGGCGTTATGCCTTAGGTCTGGGAGGACCGGGAAGTGCTTTCCGCCGTGTGAGGAGTAATATACGGgatgttaaatgttataatCTGGTGTCAGtggaaaacatcaacaaaaactgCCAGCCCAAGCAAGGGGAGGTTACCGTGGATAAAGGAGATTTCCTCATTGAG ATTAATGGCCAAGTGACTCTAGGCTTGGACTTCTCCACAGTTCTGTCTCTACTGGAGTCTGTGCAAGGGGGACAACTAGAGCTTGTGGTTGCCAGAAGAAAGCCAGCA GAACGGATCCCAGAAACTTTATCCAGTGAAATTTCCAAGCTGCGGCAACAGTGTGCCTATTTAATTACCGAAGTGAAAAGCAAGGAGCAGATAATTACGGATTTATCGACAGTTGGTCATGAAGAATCTAGTCCTCGGCAGTCCCAGAGCCTCACTCTGGATCCACCAATCAGCAGGCAGGAGACCTACTACACGTGCGAACTCAGTGAGGACGAATTCATTGTTTAG
- the LOC135464735 gene encoding uncharacterized protein LOC135464735 isoform X3: protein MFRSLSWASINKSASREQMNQGEGLFSTDGRKQKKYRLKKKKDGKITSSDAQGSSDTTSSEEYLHHIGSNLTSTPIKGGNFTYSNRHDKLVKGASHSNPLTFSNGQSTNAKMQSGNFAPSGMPQNSSLTSFYSCDDIRKAAPPSSDSESEMSSTEIVEDPHRSQPPKYSDHKSSLAQEQQEAEDTLSDLQVVLRTRSLGDLTTNQGLSLAAAPSGLRESWHEGEVQERYVRSAGSSRTVIVNPPTLKRDIPRQRPSRQNRRSCVARIEDKENHDYLEDFYGRSLQKTPRQRRSLPQIPNNDIDEKKRRFAELMMRRLTVCNGEIATYLQDSSQYTGSLNEIRDGRYISNAHIHLTPSDSMNSQPDLSPPSDQEFDPQNRYQGSPVPMISTPRSPESLLRGGYPQNSVRRRTPDPFNDSPNMQRIPVFQERETTHTPLSRIAKSDSRQYQMPRSRVALIDSQTDPDFHSERPPSYHGNNHQIYQGNGGHDYPVDFNYKRRPGPNYSGNYASGYYGNDGQNYQGSRESLYRGRKAHSYHGNITSNVGGNNPYGTLPRGIVNSGNYALEDLSQFSTFPRSDKNSNSNGNHGQRPPVISPGKPLSDTGSDPGQTNLNSRGSMVDSGYGTNGESDYGFVPGRPLHPQKVYAKEHHGKLKQSSNEFNKSPDGSFERNSLESPPDPVTTNPAPSFHQLLSACSIHAVRLTLPPKKVAADLIHIHEDSINLPNPRHNNGDKIGDSPKGRYALGLGGPGSAFRRVRSNIRDVKCYNLVSVENINKNCQPKQGEVTVDKGDFLIEINGQVTLGLDFSTVLSLLESVQGGQLELVVARRKPAERIPETLSSEISKLRQQCAYLITEVKSKEQIITDLSTVGHEESSPRQSQSLTLDPPISRQETYYTCELSEDEFIV from the exons ATGTTCCGTTCCTTATCCTGGGCCAGTATTAACAAATCTGCTTCAAGGGAACAAATGAATCAAGGCGAAGGATTGTTCTCAACGGAtggcagaaaacagaaaaaatataga CTCAAGAAGAAAAAAGATGGTAAGATAACCTCATCCGATGCCCAAGGAAGCTCTGACACTACAAGTAGTGAGGAGTACCTACACCACATAGGGAGCAACTTGACGTCCACACCAATCAAGGGAGGCAACTTCACTTACTCAAACAGACATGATAAACTTGTTAAAGGTGCATCACACAGCAATCCATTGACGTTTTCAAATGGCCAGTCTACAAATGCTAAAATGCAGAGTGGCAATTTTGCACCATCTGGAATGCCCCAGAACAGCAGTTTGACGTCATTTTATAGTTGTGACGATATACGTAAAGCCGCGCCACCCAGTTCCGATTCAGAATCCGAAATGTCGTCCACAGAAATTGTGGAAGATCCGCACAGGAGCCAACCACCAAAATATTCAGACCATAAATCTAGTCTTGCCCAAGAGCAACAAGAGGCAGAAGATACGCTGTCTGATTTGCAAGTTGTTCTTCGGACACGTAGCCTCGGCGACCTGACAACGAATCAGGGTCTGTCCTTAGCTGCAGCACCCTCGGGGCTGCGAGAAAGTTGGCACGAAGGCGAGGTGCAGGAGCGGTATGTCCGCAGTGCTGGAAGTTCACGGACAGTCATTGTGAATCCACCCACGCTGAAGAGAGACATCCCACGACAGCGCCCCAGCCGGCAGAATCGCAGGAGCTGCGTTGCAAGGATTGAGGACAAGGAAAACCATGATTACCTGGAAGATTTCTACGGACGAAGTCTTCAGAAGACGCCACGGCAGCGACGGAGTTTGCCACAGATACCTAACAACGACATTGATGAGAAGAAGAGACGCTTCGCAGAGCTCATGATGCGGCGCTTGACAGTATGCAATGGGGAAATCGCGACATATTTGCAGGACTCAAGCCAGTATACGGGAAGCTTGAACGAAATTCGTGATGGCAGATACATCAGTAATGCTCATATTCATTTGACACCCAGTGACAGCATGAACTCTCAGCCAGATTTATCTCCCCCTAGTGATCAGGAATTTGACCCCCAAAATCGTTACCAGGGGTCACCAGTGCCCATGATCTCTACCCCCAGGTCCCCGGAGTCTCTCTTGCGGGGAGGCTACCCACAGAACAGTGTTCGCAGGCGCACTCCAGATCCTTTTAATGATTCGCCCAACATGCAGCGAATACCTGTATTCCAGGAGAGAGAAACGACTCATACGCCGCTCAGTCGCATTGCAAAATCAGACTCGCGCCAATATCAAATGCCTCGGTCACGTGTTGCTTTAATCGATTCCCAGACAGATCCGGATTTTCACTCCGAAAGACCCCccagttaccatggcaacaaccACCAAATTTACCAAGGAAATGGTGGCCATGATTACCCAGTAGATTTTAATTACAAAAGAAGGCCAGGGCCAAATTACTCTGGGAACTACGCATCTGGTTACTATGGAAATGATGGACAAAATTACCAAGGAAGCAGAGAGTCTCTTTACCGAGGCCGTAAAGCTCatagttaccatggtaacataaCCTCAAATGTTGGTGGTAATAATCCTTATGGAACATTACCTCGAGGAATCGTGAATTCTGGGAATTATGCCCTGGAAGATTTGTCGCAGTTTTCGACGTTCCCTAGATCTGATAAAAATAGTAATAGTAATGGTAACCATGGACAGAGACCACcggttatctcccctggcaAGCCGCTCAGTGACACTGGCAGTGATCCAGGCCAGACGAACTTAAACTCACGCGGGAGCATGGTCGATTCTGGCTACGGTACAAATGGAGAGTCAGACTACGGGTTTGTTCCGGGTCGTCCTCTTCATCCCCAGAAAGTGTATGCCAAAGAGCATCATGGTAAACTCAAGCAAAGCAGTAACGAATTCAACAAAAGCCCTGACGGTAGTTTTGAGCGAAACTCGCTAGAATCTCCTCCAGACCCAGTGACAACAAACCCGGCTCCGTCCTTCCATCAGTTACTGAGCGCATGCAGTATTCATGCCGTGCGGCTGACGTTGCCTCCGAAAAAAGTTGCGGCCGATTTGATTCATATTCATGAGGACTCCATAAATCTGCCTAACCCGCGGCACAACAATGGGGATAAAATTGGAGACAGCCCAAAAGGGCGTTATGCCTTAGGTCTGGGAGGACCGGGAAGTGCTTTCCGCCGTGTGAGGAGTAATATACGGgatgttaaatgttataatCTGGTGTCAGtggaaaacatcaacaaaaactgCCAGCCCAAGCAAGGGGAGGTTACCGTGGATAAAGGAGATTTCCTCATTGAG ATTAATGGCCAAGTGACTCTAGGCTTGGACTTCTCCACAGTTCTGTCTCTACTGGAGTCTGTGCAAGGGGGACAACTAGAGCTTGTGGTTGCCAGAAGAAAGCCAGCA GAACGGATCCCAGAAACTTTATCCAGTGAAATTTCCAAGCTGCGGCAACAGTGTGCCTATTTAATTACCGAAGTGAAAAGCAAGGAGCAGATAATTACGGATTTATCGACAGTTGGTCATGAAGAATCTAGTCCTCGGCAGTCCCAGAGCCTCACTCTGGATCCACCAATCAGCAGGCAGGAGACCTACTACACGTGCGAACTCAGTGAGGACGAATTCATTGTTTAG
- the LOC135464463 gene encoding uncharacterized calcium-binding protein B0563.7-like, with the protein MGNRQSSYKVTKFARKTPLVVSDYRIKKFESYFNFLDTNNDGVIGKEDHELAAKNMTALSSGNVADAESLIATLMTWWGVQGTEDEEDAEITVAEAGQRIATYCRRTDPEIAEKQTRSTYDRTFDFIDWNKDGVISQEELMNYYKSYGVFDEDFITEVFEMIDVSGNGVISREDFVDAHVAFWYNDDPKNGFHVLYDVPKGLLL; encoded by the coding sequence gtCACAAAATTTGCACGAAAGACGCCGCTGGTTGTCAGTGACTATCGAATTAAGAAATTTGAATCTTATTTCAACTTCCTCGACACTAACAATGATGGGGTCATAGGTAAGGAAGATCACGAATTGGCGGCTAAGAATATGACAGCGCTCTCTAGTGGCAATGTTGCTGATGCTGAGAGTTTGATAGCAACTTTGATGACTTGGTGGGGAGTGCAAGGCACTGAAGATGAAGAGGATGCCGAGATTACGGTAGCAGAGGCTGGTCAGCGCATTGCGACCTACTGTAGGAGGACAGATCCTGAAATAGCCGAAAAGCAGACTCGTTCAACGTATGATAGAACATTTGACTTCATCGACTGGAACAAAGATGGCGTTATTTCTCAGGAGGAGCTGATGAACTATTACAAGTCGTACGGAGTATTCGACGAAGATTTCATCACggaggttttcgaaatgatcgACGTCAGCGGTAATGGCGTCATTTCACGTGAAGATTTTGTCGACGCGCATGTTGCTTTCTGGTACAACGATGATCCTAAGAATGGATTTCACGTCCTGTATGATGTGCCCAAAGGGCTCCTGCTGTGA